One window of the Peromyscus eremicus unplaced genomic scaffold, PerEre_H2_v1 PerEre#2#unplaced_192, whole genome shotgun sequence genome contains the following:
- the LOC131901665 gene encoding small ribosomal subunit protein uS12-like has protein sequence MGKCHGLHTARKLRRHRWDQKWHDKQYKKAHLGTALKANLFGGASHAKGIVLEKVEVEGKQPNSAIRKCVKVQLIKNGKKITAFVPNNGCLNFTEEKDEVLVAGFGRKGHTVGDIPGVCFKVVKVANVSLLALYKGKKERPRS, from the coding sequence ATGGGCAAGTGTCATGGTCTCCATACTGCCAGGAAGCTCCGCAGACACCGATGGGACCAGAAGTGGCATGATAAACAATACAAGAAAGCCCACTTGGGCACAGCCCTGAAGGCCAATCTGTTTGGAGGTGCCTCTCATGCCAAGGGAATTGTGCTGGAAAAAGTAGAGGTTGAAGGCAAACAGCCAAATTCTGCCATCAGGAAGTGTGTCAAGGTGCAGCTCATCAAAAACGGCAAGAAAATCACAGCTTTCGTGCCCAACAATGGCTGCTTGAACTTCACTGAGGAAAAAGATGAAGTTCTGGTTGCTGGATTTGGTCGAAAAGGTCATACTGTAGGTGATATTCCTGGAGTCTGCTTTAAGGTTGTTAAAGTAGCCAATGTGTCCCTTTTGGCCCTGTACAAAGGCAAGAAGGAAAGACCAAGATCCTAA